A single window of Doryrhamphus excisus isolate RoL2022-K1 chromosome 5, RoL_Dexc_1.0, whole genome shotgun sequence DNA harbors:
- the tle5 gene encoding TLE family member 5 isoform X3, with translation MMFPQSRHSASSQQLKFTTSDSCDRIKDEFQFLQAQYHSLKLECDKLASEKSEMQRHYIMYYEMSYGLNIEMHKQAEIVKRLNGICAQVLPYLSQEHQQQVLAAIERAKQVTPPEMNSIIRQQLQAHQLSQLQGLALPMTPLPLGLSQPSLPAVTTSSGLFSLSSLLASQAQLAKEEKASRDGADSHREDDGDKSD, from the exons GCTTCATCGCAGCAGCTGAAGTTCACCACGTCTGACTCGTGTGACAGGATCAAGGATGAGTTCCAGTTCCTCCAAGCACAGTACCACAG CCTCAAGCTCGAGTGTGACAAGTTGGCCAGTGAGAAGTCAGAGATGCAACGTCACTACATCATG tACTATGAGATGTCCTACGGCCTCAATATTGAGATGCACAAACAG GCTGAGATCGTGAAGAGATTAAATGGAATCTGTGCACAAGTCCTCCCATACCTGTCCCaggag CACCAGCAGCAGGTCCTGGCAGCCATTGAGAGGGCCAAGCAGGTCACCCCCCCAGAGATGAACTCCATCATCAGG CAGCAGCTTCAGGCCCACCAGCTGTCCCAGCTCCAGGGCCTGGCCCTCCCCATGACCCCCCTGCCGCTGGGCCTGAGCCAGCCGAGCCTCCCCGCCGTCACCACCTCCTCCGGCCTCTTCTCCCTCTCCTCCCTGCTGGCCTCCCAAGCGCAGCTGGCCAAGGAAGAGAAAGCGTCGCGTGACGGCGCCGACAGCCACCGCGAGGACGACGGAGACAAGTCTGATTAG
- the tle5 gene encoding TLE family member 5 isoform X4 codes for MMFPQSRHSASSQQLKFTTSDSCDRIKDEFQFLQAQYHSLKLECDKLASEKSEMQRHYIMYYEMSYGLNIEMHKQAEIVKRLNGICAQVLPYLSQEHQQQVLAAIERAKQVTPPEMNSIIRQLQAHQLSQLQGLALPMTPLPLGLSQPSLPAVTTSSGLFSLSSLLASQAQLAKEEKASRDGADSHREDDGDKSD; via the exons GCTTCATCGCAGCAGCTGAAGTTCACCACGTCTGACTCGTGTGACAGGATCAAGGATGAGTTCCAGTTCCTCCAAGCACAGTACCACAG CCTCAAGCTCGAGTGTGACAAGTTGGCCAGTGAGAAGTCAGAGATGCAACGTCACTACATCATG tACTATGAGATGTCCTACGGCCTCAATATTGAGATGCACAAACAG GCTGAGATCGTGAAGAGATTAAATGGAATCTGTGCACAAGTCCTCCCATACCTGTCCCaggag CACCAGCAGCAGGTCCTGGCAGCCATTGAGAGGGCCAAGCAGGTCACCCCCCCAGAGATGAACTCCATCATCAGG CAGCTTCAGGCCCACCAGCTGTCCCAGCTCCAGGGCCTGGCCCTCCCCATGACCCCCCTGCCGCTGGGCCTGAGCCAGCCGAGCCTCCCCGCCGTCACCACCTCCTCCGGCCTCTTCTCCCTCTCCTCCCTGCTGGCCTCCCAAGCGCAGCTGGCCAAGGAAGAGAAAGCGTCGCGTGACGGCGCCGACAGCCACCGCGAGGACGACGGAGACAAGTCTGATTAG